The nucleotide window CCGGCGGCGAGCTGACTGATCACCGCCGAACCCGAGGTGCCGCGGTCGGTCCTGAACAAGATCAACGCACTGTCCTCGGTGGTCACATCCACCAACGGCCCCTCGCCGCTGGCCGTGGTGAAGGAGGCGGCGGTGCCGGCGGGCCGCTGGGGGATGGCGATCGACGTGTCGGCCACCACCTGGACGATCCGTTCCCCGGTCACCCATTCGGCCAGATCGCACCAGTGCGATCCGATGTCGCCGAAGGCCCGCGACGGACCGCCGGCCTGCGGGTCGACCCGCCAGCCGCTGGCCATCGGATCCAGCATCCAGTCCTGCAGATAGGAGCCGTGGATGAGGTTGGGCGCGCCGAACTCCTCGGACTGCACCCGAGCTCGCATCTCCCGGGCGATCGGATGGAAGCGATAGGCGAACGGCATGGTGTTGACCAGGCCGGCCTTCTCGGCCGCCGCGGCCGCCTGCTGAGCGGTCTCCAGGCTGACCCCCAGGGGCTTCTCGCAGAGCACGTGCTTGCCGGCTTCCAGGGCGGCGATCGAGAACGGCACGTGGGACGAGTTCGGGGTGCAGATGTGGACCGCGTCGATGTCGGAGGCAACCACCTCGTCGATGCTGGCGAAGGCGTGTTCGACACCCCACTGCGCTGCTACCTCGCGGGAACGCTCCGGGCTGGACGCCATCACGCCGACCACCTGGGCACCGGCCAGGATCGCCGCCCGGCGGTGCACTTCGCCGATCATGCCCGCTCCGAGAATCGCCACTTTTCGTACGCCGTTGTTCATGGCGCTCAGAGTAGTGGAGGCGACTTGCGCAACCGCTGCCCGGATCCGCGGTCCAGCCCGCGAAGCGTGCCGATCCGCGTCGGTCGTGCCGGCGCCTAACGGTCGTGCACCAGCTGGGTCACAGCCCCAGCAAGATCATCCGACGGCAGCGCGATGACCCTGCCGAGTCGCTAGGTTTCCCACGAGAGGGGAACAGATGACCATCGAAGCCAGTGGACCCGGGACCGATCAGTCGTCCGGAACGATCGAGTGCACCATGATCAAGACCGAGGACGCGCAGTTGCCGCCGGCCCTGCAGCACCGTGGCCCACGGCTGACCGAACGGTTTCCGTTCCTCTATCCGGCAGCGGTGGAGCTGCTGCGGCTGCGCCGCCGACTGCAGTGGAGTCGCTGGCAGATCGACTGGGCAGGAGACCGCAGCGAAGATGATCTTCCGGTACGGGTCAAACAGCACAAGTCGCTGCTGCTGCGCACGCTCGGTGACTCCGAGATGTGGATGCAGCACAACAAGGTGCAGAATCTGCGGCTGGTCGCCGACCGGCTGGACGGGATCATGATCAAACCCGGCGAGGAGTTCTCCTTCTGCCGGCTGGTCGGCAAGGCCACCCGGCGGAAGGGCTATCTGGACGGCATGCTGCTGGACAACGGCGAGGCCAAGGCCGGGCTCGGCGGCGGCATCTGCCAGATGGCCAACCTGCTGCACTGGATGATCTTGCACAGTCCGCTGGTGGTGACCGAGCGTTCGGAGCACTCCTTCGATCCCTTCCCGGACAACGGCCGGGTGCTGCCCTGGGGTGTCGGGTGTGCCGTCTACTACAACTACGTTGATCTTCGTTTCCGCAACGACACCGACGTCACCTTCCAGCTCCGTACGAAGGTCGGCGAACGTTATCTCGAGGGCGAGTTGCGGGCTTCCGGTCGGGTGCCCTACTCGTACAGCGTGTATGCGAAGGACGAACACTTCACCCGCCAGGGCGACGACTGGTTCCGGCACAACGAGATCTGGCGCGATCTGATCGATCGCACCACCGGCAACCGAGTCGGCAGCGAGTTGATCAAGAAGAACTGCGCGCTGGTGAAGTACGTACCACAAACACCTGCTGTCCCCAGCTGATCAAGATCTTTTCGGGACGTTGGTCACCTCTTTACTCAGATCCCTCTCACCACCATCGGCACGTCGTTAGCTTGCTGCTGTCGGCAGGTGTCGGGCCCGCCGACTGGTCGACATGAATTGCCTGGCTGGGCGTGCCTCTGGGGGGAGAGCCATGACCTTCATAGCCGAGAGTGCCGATGTCGCCGATCCGCACAGGGTGGGCGAGCGGACGAGGATCTGGCATCTCGCGCAGGTCCGCGAGGATGCCGAGATCGGCTCGGACAGCATCATCGGTCGCGGCGCCTACGTCGGTCCGGGAGTACGGATCGGCAACCGTTGCAAGCTGCAGAACTACGCCCTGGTGTATGAGCCGGCCCGGCTGGAGGACGGCGTCTTCATCGGGCCGGCCGCGGTGCTGACCAACGACCTGCACCCGCGCGCGATCAATCCGGACGGGGGCCTGAAGACGGCGGAGGACTGGCGGGCCGTGGGAGTGACGGTCCGCGAGGGCGCCTCGATCGGGGCCCGTGCTGTGTGCGTGGCTCCGGTGACGATCGGACGTTGGGCGACGGTGGCGGCGGGAGCGGTGGTGACCCGCGACGTACCTGATCATGCACTGATGGTCGGCGTTCCGGCTCGGCAGACCGGCTGGGTCGGCGAGTCCGGTCACCGGCTGCAACCCGATGGTGATCACTGGGTGTGTCCGGCGTCCGCGGCCCGATACCGGGTCGAAGACGGAAGGTTGGTGCCGGCATGACCGCCGTCGAGATGATCAACACCGGTTGGCCGCGCGTCAGTCTGGCCGGAGTCCCGGTCGATCTCCTGGACACCGAACCGGCGGTCGCGTTGATCGGCCGGCGAGCTCGGTACGGATCCGACAGCGGGCGGCCGCTGTCCGTCGTCTCGGCCAACCTGGATCACCTTGCCCAGTTCGGATCCAGCGGGAGATGGTTCGACACGTTGGACTACCGGCTGGGCGCCGTCGGCGGGCCGGGCGACGAAGTTGATCATGACCAGGAGTCGACCCTCAGCCCACCCGGATCGGACTGGCTGACCCTGCTGGACGGCGCCCCGCTGGTCGTCGAGGCGTCCCGGCTGACCGGGCGGGCATGGCCGCGGCTGGCCGGCAGTGACCTGATCGGGCCGCTGCTGGACCGGGCCGAAGCCGACGGCACCACGGTCGGTTTCCTGGGCGGGTCGTACGTGATCCAGCGGCTGTTGTCGCGTCAGCTGACCAGGACTCGGCCGGGGTTGATCGTGTCGGGGTTGTGGGCGCCGGATCGAGCCGAGTTGGCGGATCCCGAAGCGTCGCGGGAGCTGGCCGCGACCATCGCATCGTCCGGCACCCAGCTGCTGGTGGTCGGTCTGGGCAAGCCGCGGCAGGAGCTCTGGATGGCCAAGTACGGTCTGGCCACCGGGGCGAACGTGTTGCTGGCCTTCGGTGCGGTGGTTGACTTCCTGGCCGGTGGGGTGCGTCGGGCGCCGCAGTGGGCAGCCGGCCACGGGCTGGAGTGGGCCTGGCGGTTGGCGCTGGAGCCGCGCCGGCTCGCGCGTCGCTATTTGATCGACGATCCGCCCAGCCTGATCCAGTTGCGACGCGATTCGCGGTTGCTCGATGCCGCCGAGCCGGCGGGCGATGGTCGGCCCTACTCGGATCGGCCGGCATCTGCCGAGTCGTCGCCCGAGCAGGTCCTGATCGGCACCGCCGACGGCCGATTCGTTGCCGCGGGCGAGCAGGCCGATGTGGTTGTCCATGTCGTGACGTACAACAGCGCGGGCGCGATCGGCCAACTGTTGCGGAGTCTGCGCGCCGACGCCAGGATGCTGCGACTTCGGGTGATCGTCGTCGACAATGCCTCCACCGACGGCACGCTGGACGCCTTGTCCGGTCTCGATGACGTGACGATCATCTCGACCGGTGGAAACCTCGGCTACGCCGGCGGAATCAACGCGGCGCTGCACCGGTCTCGTACTGCAGAGGCGGTGCTGGTGCTCAATCCTGATCTTGAAGTCGTGCCGGGCGCCGTTCGTGCCCTTTTCCTGCGTATGCGGCGATCCGGTGCCGGGATCGTGGTGCCGCGGCTGCTCAGTGACGACGGCAGCGTGTATCCGTCGGTGCGCCATGAGCCGACGGTGCTGGCGGCGTTCGGCGATGCGGTCCTGGGCAGTCATCTGCCTGGTCGGCCGCGCGCTCTGTCAGAGATCGAATTCAATCGGGAGAGCTATCAACACCCGCATCGGATCGCCTGGGCGACCGGGGCCGCGTTGCTGGTACGGGCCGAACTGGCCGAGCGGCTGGGTGATTGGGACGAGCAGTTCTTTCAGTACTCGGACGACACCGACTACTGTCGTCGGGCCCGCGAACTGGGCGACACGATCTGGTACGAGCCGTCGGCCGTCGTCAAGTTCGGACCGGAGCTGATCAGCCAACCCTCGGAACTCACCGCCTTGATGGCGATCAACCGCATCCGGTACGTCCGCAAACACCGGCCGCGTCCCTATGCTCGGTGGTTCTTTCGTACGGTGGTGCTGGCCGAAACGCTGAGGGCATGGAAGCCGGATCGCCACGGTGTGCTCGCGACCGTGGTCGACGAGGGGACCTGGGACCAGTTGCCCCGGCACCGCCGGGCCGAGCCGTCAGCTCGGACTCTGGACCAGTTTCCGACCGGTTCGGTGATCATCCCGGCACACAATGAGGCCGAGGTGATCGGCCGAACCTTGCAGCACCTCCTACCTGCGTTGGCTTCCGGACGGATCGAGGTGATCGTTGCCTGCAACGGGTGCACGGACAGAACTGCGGAGATCGCACGAAGTTTCGGCGACGTTCGGGTGCTGGAAGTCGGCGAGGCATCCAAGATCACGGCGCTGAACGCCGCCGACGCGGTGGCGACGCACTGGCCACGGATCTACCTCGACGCTGACATCGAACTCGATCCGCTTGCGCTCCGAATGGTTCTCGACCGGCTGCATCGTGGAAGGGTATTGGCTGCCAGGCCGGCGTTTCACTACCAGGACAAGGATGCATCGCCGCCAGTACGTGCCTTCTATCGCGCCCGGCGGCGGATCGGTTCAACCCGGAGTGCCATGTGGGGCGCCGGCGTGTATGGGCTCACCGTCGAGGGTCACGAGCGGTTCGGCAGCTTTCCGCCGGTTGTCGCCGATGACCTCTTTCTGGATGATCAGTTCAGTGCGGAGGAGAAGGTGGTCGTCCCGACATCGCCGGTGACGGTGCACACACCGCGGACTTCAGCCGCGCTCTTGCGCATTCTCCACCGCAATTACCGGGGACAAGCAGACCTTGTCCAGCAGCGGTCCTCTGGCACCGTCGAGCCGATCAAGGGGCGTCCGCACAACACCGCCGACACGGCGCGTGAGCTGATCGCTTCGGTGCACGGCCCGTGGAGTGCCATCGACGCCTTCGCCTATGCAGCGTTTGTCGCCGCGGCCAGACTGTGGCGAACACCGGCCTCTGCGCCCAGTTGGGAACGTGACGAGACGAGCCGCGCAGAAGGAGGGCCAGCATGACCCGGCGCCACTTCACCGCAATCACCATCGCGATCATCACCTACAACAGCGCAGACCACATTGAGAAACTCATCGACGGCATACCCGCCGCAGCGGCCGGCTTGGACACGCGCATCATCGTCGTGGACAACTCATCCAGCGACGACACGATCGAGCGAGTGCGCAGACATCCCGACGTTCTGTTGATCAGCGCAGGCGGCAACACCGGGTACTCGGGCGGCATCAACATCGCCCGCGAGCAGGCGATCGACGGCGCACCGGTCGCCGTGCTGAATCCCGACTTGATCTTGAAGCCTGGCACACTCAGCAGGCTCGTCACCGAACTCGAGTCCTCCGAGACCATCGGGATCGCCGTCCCGCAATTGACCAAACCTGATGGTGCGATCTTCCGGCACCTTCGACGGGAGCCGACGCCGGCTGGAGCGCTCGGCGAGGCACTCTTCGGCGCACACTGGTCGGCCCGGCCAAGATCGCTGGTCGAGATCCTCCAACGCGACACCGACTACGTCGCTGATCACGACGTGGATTGGGCGGGAGCCGCGTTGTGGGTGATCTCGCCCGAGTGCGACAGAGCGGTCGGTGCATGGGATGCCGAGCGATATTTCCTTTTCTCGGAGGAGACCGACTACGCCTACCGGGCTCGACGCCTCGGCTTTCGCGTGCGGTATGTCTCGGCGGCACAAGCAGTACACGAGGGCAGCGGCTCGGGGACGGCAACGATCTTGCTCGCGCTGCTGTCGGTCAACCGGATCCGCCACATCGAGCGGACGCGTACCCGATGGGTTGCCCTTCGCTTCCGGGCCGCGGTCGTCGTTCAACATCTGCTCCGGGCCCACCGGGAGGAGAACAGGCTCACTCTGAAGTACCTGCTCTCACGCAGATCCTGGGACCGTCTGCCGCACGGCGATCCACCGGCGCCGAGGGTCCTGTCGTCCATCGGATCCAAGGACGGCGCCGCATGATCACAATCGGAACGCATCGAGTCAGCACGCTGTGTTTCCATGGGGTCGGGACGCCGGGACGTGTCCTCGAACCTGGCGAGGAGCGGTTCTGGATCAGCGAATCTCGATTCACCGAGATGCTCGATCTGCTGGCTGGCCACCGTCAGGTCGAGATCACCTTTGACGACTCCAACGAGTCCGATCATCGGTTGGCGTTGCCGCAGCTGCAGCAGCGTGGACTGGCGGCGACCTTTTTCGTCATCGCCGGTCGGGTCGATACCGCGGGGTCCCTCAGCTCAGCGCAATTGGTCGAGCTGGCTGCGGCGGGCATGAGCATCGGTTCACATGGAATGGACCACGTCTCCTGGCGTTCGTTGACGACGGCAGCCGATCGACATCGCGAGTTCACCGAGGCAGCGGTGCGGATCGAAGGAGTGACCGGGGCGAAGGTGCGCCGAGTCGCCTGTCCGAACGGTCAGTACGACCGGCGGGTGCTGGCGGGCCTGCGTGCGCACGGATATGAGCGGGTGTACACGGTCGATGGGGGCGCTTCATGGTCATCGGCGTGGGTCCGCGATCGCTACACCATCACCTGTCATGACACGACCGAGTCCTT belongs to Microlunatus elymi and includes:
- a CDS encoding WecB/TagA/CpsF family glycosyltransferase, with protein sequence MTAVEMINTGWPRVSLAGVPVDLLDTEPAVALIGRRARYGSDSGRPLSVVSANLDHLAQFGSSGRWFDTLDYRLGAVGGPGDEVDHDQESTLSPPGSDWLTLLDGAPLVVEASRLTGRAWPRLAGSDLIGPLLDRAEADGTTVGFLGGSYVIQRLLSRQLTRTRPGLIVSGLWAPDRAELADPEASRELAATIASSGTQLLVVGLGKPRQELWMAKYGLATGANVLLAFGAVVDFLAGGVRRAPQWAAGHGLEWAWRLALEPRRLARRYLIDDPPSLIQLRRDSRLLDAAEPAGDGRPYSDRPASAESSPEQVLIGTADGRFVAAGEQADVVVHVVTYNSAGAIGQLLRSLRADARMLRLRVIVVDNASTDGTLDALSGLDDVTIISTGGNLGYAGGINAALHRSRTAEAVLVLNPDLEVVPGAVRALFLRMRRSGAGIVVPRLLSDDGSVYPSVRHEPTVLAAFGDAVLGSHLPGRPRALSEIEFNRESYQHPHRIAWATGAALLVRAELAERLGDWDEQFFQYSDDTDYCRRARELGDTIWYEPSAVVKFGPELISQPSELTALMAINRIRYVRKHRPRPYARWFFRTVVLAETLRAWKPDRHGVLATVVDEGTWDQLPRHRRAEPSARTLDQFPTGSVIIPAHNEAEVIGRTLQHLLPALASGRIEVIVACNGCTDRTAEIARSFGDVRVLEVGEASKITALNAADAVATHWPRIYLDADIELDPLALRMVLDRLHRGRVLAARPAFHYQDKDASPPVRAFYRARRRIGSTRSAMWGAGVYGLTVEGHERFGSFPPVVADDLFLDDQFSAEEKVVVPTSPVTVHTPRTSAALLRILHRNYRGQADLVQQRSSGTVEPIKGRPHNTADTARELIASVHGPWSAIDAFAYAAFVAAARLWRTPASAPSWERDETSRAEGGPA
- a CDS encoding polysaccharide deacetylase family protein, with product MITIGTHRVSTLCFHGVGTPGRVLEPGEERFWISESRFTEMLDLLAGHRQVEITFDDSNESDHRLALPQLQQRGLAATFFVIAGRVDTAGSLSSAQLVELAAAGMSIGSHGMDHVSWRSLTTAADRHREFTEAAVRIEGVTGAKVRRVACPNGQYDRRVLAGLRAHGYERVYTVDGGASWSSAWVRDRYTITCHDTTESLAEYLTAPDGALRTRAARTARGVIKRWR
- a CDS encoding VanW family protein, which codes for MTIEASGPGTDQSSGTIECTMIKTEDAQLPPALQHRGPRLTERFPFLYPAAVELLRLRRRLQWSRWQIDWAGDRSEDDLPVRVKQHKSLLLRTLGDSEMWMQHNKVQNLRLVADRLDGIMIKPGEEFSFCRLVGKATRRKGYLDGMLLDNGEAKAGLGGGICQMANLLHWMILHSPLVVTERSEHSFDPFPDNGRVLPWGVGCAVYYNYVDLRFRNDTDVTFQLRTKVGERYLEGELRASGRVPYSYSVYAKDEHFTRQGDDWFRHNEIWRDLIDRTTGNRVGSELIKKNCALVKYVPQTPAVPS
- a CDS encoding acyltransferase, which gives rise to MTFIAESADVADPHRVGERTRIWHLAQVREDAEIGSDSIIGRGAYVGPGVRIGNRCKLQNYALVYEPARLEDGVFIGPAAVLTNDLHPRAINPDGGLKTAEDWRAVGVTVREGASIGARAVCVAPVTIGRWATVAAGAVVTRDVPDHALMVGVPARQTGWVGESGHRLQPDGDHWVCPASAARYRVEDGRLVPA
- a CDS encoding Gfo/Idh/MocA family protein, yielding MNNGVRKVAILGAGMIGEVHRRAAILAGAQVVGVMASSPERSREVAAQWGVEHAFASIDEVVASDIDAVHICTPNSSHVPFSIAALEAGKHVLCEKPLGVSLETAQQAAAAAEKAGLVNTMPFAYRFHPIAREMRARVQSEEFGAPNLIHGSYLQDWMLDPMASGWRVDPQAGGPSRAFGDIGSHWCDLAEWVTGERIVQVVADTSIAIPQRPAGTAASFTTASGEGPLVDVTTEDSALILFRTDRGTSGSAVISQLAAGRKNRLWLEVDGAVHSAVFDQEHAEELWIGGDAESITVVRDPNHGSAEQRRLSQLPAGHAQGYAQCFENFVADSYAAIDAYVGNGEAPEGLPTFADGLRAAQICDAMLRSVDSRAWETV
- a CDS encoding glycosyltransferase, whose product is MTRRHFTAITIAIITYNSADHIEKLIDGIPAAAAGLDTRIIVVDNSSSDDTIERVRRHPDVLLISAGGNTGYSGGINIAREQAIDGAPVAVLNPDLILKPGTLSRLVTELESSETIGIAVPQLTKPDGAIFRHLRREPTPAGALGEALFGAHWSARPRSLVEILQRDTDYVADHDVDWAGAALWVISPECDRAVGAWDAERYFLFSEETDYAYRARRLGFRVRYVSAAQAVHEGSGSGTATILLALLSVNRIRHIERTRTRWVALRFRAAVVVQHLLRAHREENRLTLKYLLSRRSWDRLPHGDPPAPRVLSSIGSKDGAA